CTCGGGTATGTACCCCCTCAGCAGCGAGTCGTAGGTGAGCTTGGCGTCGCCGGTCTTGACATTCATCTCGATGGTGACGATCTCGGAACGCCCCACGGTGGGCGTGAACTCCAGGGCGGGACCTGACTCGACCTCGCCGTAGGTGGGCCTGCCCTGGTCGTCCCGCTCGGAAACATACTTGATATCGGTTAAAAGTTTTATGGAAGCCTTCTGGCCGTCGAGGGTCACCACCGAAGGGCTGGCGAGCATCTTGGCCTTTTCCTGCTTCACCAGTAGCTGCAGGCTGGCGTCGAAGAACCCCAGGGCGCTGTCGGCCATGTCGGGGAAGGTGATGCTCTCCGGGAGGTTTATCTCCCTGTTCGTCCTCGAGGGGTCGTAGATGCCCGTCTTGTCCACGTCGTCGTAGTAGCCCAGGGTGCCGCCGGTGCTCGAGAAGGAGGCGTACCA
The Thermovirga sp. DNA segment above includes these coding regions:
- a CDS encoding type II and III secretion system protein, producing the protein MTASEERLEDVAVTLQRIDHPGRQVMLQARIVEVSDSGSDEVKSLVNAVYERWYASFSSTGGTLGYYDDVDKTGIYDPSRTNREINLPESITFPDMADSALGFFDASLQLLVKQEKAKMLASPSVVTLDGQKASIKLLTDIKYVSERDDQGRPTYGEVESGPALEFTPTVGRSEIVTIEMNVKTGDAKLTYDSLLRGYIPESSTREVETVVRVRDGEPFVVGGLFHESKTDNVWKIPVISEIPLLGELFKGKSSSVSKSEVIMVVVPYILDVPESPILGSDVRLN